The following are encoded in a window of Hemiscyllium ocellatum isolate sHemOce1 chromosome 35, sHemOce1.pat.X.cur, whole genome shotgun sequence genomic DNA:
- the LOC132832673 gene encoding zinc finger and BTB domain-containing protein 43-like: MSEAAMNTGSNVLYVDFPNFGNRLLESLNQQRVEGKFCDISIQVQGKVFKAHRAVLAASSPYFHDQVLFRNASRIVLPGVMDARAFEGILTSCYAGRLAVPPADIVSYLTVGSFLQMWHVVDRCTELLRECQPPALPAPVPAPSGQRLCRLTDNQSPSSSSNNYCRPEGEEVTPAKEEGEDEEEEEEEEEDMVDDDNDEEEEEEEVEEEEDGDQEAAKAKELEQRVTSNQGTGEVAAGGAPDSPWARPAYLQPSIVPHKRWVHVKKEKPDEGDLVLTCEEDEQHFVKVPGRRRGEPPPLQPQLSISDVCTLAGASAELLAADEPAYDEQIDYCGSSEDFAYEPLEEGVPRAYPGQAPGGQLSSAPSSSYHPRGGGGGDAHHGAVQAAAGSPGPGAKLFACHCGKSFTHKSQRDRHINMHLNLRPFGCTICNKKFKMKHHLVEHMKIHTGLKPFECHVCSKKFMWRDSFLRHKAACEKLQRATTANPDIN, encoded by the coding sequence GAGTGAAGCGGCCATGAATACCGGGAGCAACGTGCTGTACGTGGACTTCCCCAACTTCGGCAACCGCCTCCTGGAGAGTCTCAACCAGCAGCGGGTGGAGGGCAAGTTCTGTGACATCTCCATCCAGGTGCAGGGCAAGGTGTTCAAGGCTCACCGTGCGGTACTAGCCGCCTCCTCGCCCTACTTCCACGACCAGGTGCTGTTCCGCAACGCCAGCCGCATTGTGCTGCCGGGCGTGATGGACGCGCGGGCCTTCGAGGGCATCCTGACATCGTGCTACGCTGGGCGCCTGGCCGTGCCCCCGGCTGACATCGTCAGCTACCTGACGGTGGGCAGCTTCCTGCAGATGTGGCACGTGGTGGACCGGTGCACCGAGCTGCTGCGGGAGTGCCAGCCCCCGGCGCTGCCTGCCCCCGTGCCCGCCCCCAGTGGCCAGCGGCTCTGCCGCCTCACTGACAACCAGTCCccgagcagcagcagcaacaactaCTGCAGGCCCGAGGGTGAGGAGGTGACCCCGGCCAAGGAGGAAGGCGAGGacgaggaggaagaggaggaggaggaggaggacatggTGGACGATGATAacgatgaggaggaggaggaggaggaggtagaggaggaggaggacggtGACCAAGAGGCGGCCAAGGCCAAGGAGCTGGAGCAGAGGGTCACCAGTAACCAGGGCACTGGGGAAGTGGCAGCAGGAGGTGCTCCGGACAGCCCGTGGGCCCGGCCGGCCTACCTGCAGCCTAGCATCGTGCCGCACAAGCGCTGGGTGCATGTCAAGAAGGAGAAGCCAGACGAGGGGGACCTGGTGCTGACCTGCGAGGAGGACGAGCAGCACTTTGTGAAGGTGCCAGGCCGCCGGCGCGGTGAACCGCCGCCACTGCAGCCGCAGCTCAGCATCAGCGACGTGTGCACCCTGGCCGGGGCCTCGGCCGAGCTCCTGGCCGCCGACGAGCCTGCCTACGACGAGCAGATCGACTACTGCGGCTCGTCCGAGGACTTTGCCTACGAGCCGCTGGAGGAGGGCGTGCCGCGGGCCTACCCGGGCCAGGCCCCCGGCGGGCAGCTCTCCTCCGCCCCTtcctcctcctaccacccccgggggggagggggaggggacgcCCACCATGGCGCGGTGCAGGCCGCCGCCGGCAGCCCGGGCCCCGGGGCCAAGCTGTTCGCCTGCCACTGCGGCAAGAGCTTCACCCACAAGAGCCAGCGGGACCGGCACATCAACATGCACCTCAACCTGCGGCCCTTCGGCTGCACCATCTGCAACAAGAAGTTCAAGATGAAGCACCACCTGGTGGAGCACATGAAGATCCACACCGGCCTCAAGCCCTTCGAGTGCCACGTCTGCAGCAAGAAGTTCATGTGGCGCGACAGCTTCCTCCGGCACAAGGCGGCCTGTGAGAAACTGCAGCGGGCCACCACTGCCAACCCGGACATCaactga